One segment of Strix aluco isolate bStrAlu1 chromosome 17, bStrAlu1.hap1, whole genome shotgun sequence DNA contains the following:
- the TSHZ2 gene encoding teashirt homolog 2 isoform X1: MPRRKQQAPKRAAGYVQEEDLKEEEDIKEEEEDDDDNNSTAQLQGSNDTGTDEEHDVCPEQKGNFSYQNSPVSHISNQDAENESLLSDGSDHVADIKSICSREPQDPKTSAHPKAQNEAHDCMDKMTAVYANILSDSYWTGLGLGFKLSNSEKRSCDNRNGGNKADFDWHQDALSKSLQQNLPSRPVSKPNLFSSVQLYRQSSKMCGTVFTGASRFRCRQCSAAYDTLVELTVHMNETGHYQDDNHKKDKHRPTSYSKPRKRAFQDMDKEDAQKVLKCMFCGDSFDSLQDLSVHMIKTKHYQKVPLKEPVPTISSKMVTPAKKRVFDVNRPCSPDSTTGSFSDTFSPQKNANLQLSSNNRYGYQNGASYTWQFEACKSQILKCMECGSSHDTLQQLTTHMMVTGHFLKVTSSASKKGKQLVLDPLAVEKMQSLSEAPASDSPVSKSTSKSSAECIVPTSELKKESKKDKAEDANKDEKAVKTEEYEDSLQKPLDPTMKYQYLREEDLEDGSKGGGDILKSLENTVTTAINKAQNGAPSWSAYPSIHAAYQLSEGAKPSLPVGSQVLQIRPTITNKLRPIAPKWKVMPLVPISANVAQCTQVKKETDDKEEVQKDYAKEGIQAEPASLNQSEREPLLKSEASVEPKKTEPCPLKEEDKIKEDSGKEKPVLKEPTAASLSNGCAAANHSSELPCVNPLSALQSVLNNHLGKATEPLQPQSNSSPSSSTISMFHKPNLNMMEKPVLSPTPTPPKPASVSRHYLFENNDQPIDLTKSKGKKAESAQAQSCTSPPQKHALSDIADMVKVLPKATTPKPAASSRIPSMKLEIDVRRFEDVSTEVSTLHKRKGRQSNWNPQHLLILQAQFASSLFQTSEGKYLLSDLGPQERMQISKFTGLSMTTISHWLANVKYQLRKTGGTKFLKNMDKGHPVFYCSDCASQFRTPSTYISHLESHLGFQMKDMNRLAVEQQTKVEQEISRVSVQRSPETIAGEEDTDSKFKCKLCCRTFASKHAVKLHLSKTHSKSPEHHSQFVAEVDEE; encoded by the coding sequence GTTATGTCCAAGAGGAAGATTTAAAGGAAGAGGAAGAtataaaggaggaggaagaagatgatGACGACAACAACTCAACTGCCCAACTCCAGGGCAGCAATGACACTGGCACGGATGAGGAACACGACGTGTGTCCTGAGCAGAAAGGGAACTTTAGTTACCAGAATTCCCCTGTCAGTCATATATCTAACCAGGATGCAGAAAATGAATCACTACTAAGTGATGGTAGTGACCATGTGGCAGATATTAAAAGCATTTGCTCTAGAGAGCCACAGGACCCAAAAACCAGCGCCCATCCCAAAGCCCAGAATGAAGCACATGATTGCATGGATAAAATGACAGCGGTCTATGCCAACATACTGTCAGACTCTTATTGGACAGGCTTAGGGCTGGGTTTCAAGTTGTCTAACTCTGAAAAGAGGAGTTGTGACAACAGAAATGGAGGGAACAAAGCTGATTTTGATTGGCATCAAGACGCACTGTCAAAAAGCTTACAGCAGAATTTACCTTCCAGACCTGTCTCAAAACCCAACCTGTTCAGCTCGGTCCAGCTCTACAGGCAGAGCAGCAAAATGTGTGGAACTGTGTTCACGGGCGCCAGCCGGTTTCGGTGCCGGCAGTGCAGCGCTGCCTATGACACATTGGTAGAACTAACGGTTCATATGAATGAGACAGGTCACTACCAAGATGACAACCATaaaaaggacaagcacagacCTACCAGCTACTCAAAGCCCCGAAAAAGGGCTTTCCAGGACATGGACAAGGAAGATGCACAAAAAGTTCTGAAATGTATGTTCTGTGGTGACTCTTTTGATTCCCTTCAAGATCTGAGTGTTCAtatgataaaaacaaaacattaccaAAAAGTGCCTTTGAAGGAGCCGGTACCAACCATTTCTTCAAAAATGGTCACTCCAGCAAAGAAACGTGTGTTTGATGTTAACAGGCCTTGTTCCCCCGATTCCACAACGGGGTCTTTCTCAGATACTTTTTCTCCTCAGAAGAACGCAAACCTGCAGTTATCATCTAACAACCGCTACGGCTACCAGAATGGTGCCAGCTATACGTGGCAGTTTGAGGCCTGCAAATCCCAGATTTTGAAGTGTATGGAATGTGGAAGTTCCCATGATACCTTGCAGCAGCTCACAACCCACATGATGGTCACTGGCCATTTCTTGAAAGTCACAAGTTCAGcttcaaagaaaggaaagcaacttGTTCTGGATCCTTTAGCTGTGGAAAAAATGCAATCACTGTCTGAAGCACCAGCCAGTGACAGCCCAGTTTCAAAATCAACCAGTAAATCATCTGCAGAATGCATAGTTCCCACCtctgaactgaaaaaagaaagtaaaaaagataAAGCTGAAGATGCAAACAAAGATGAGAAAGCAGTAAAAACTGAAGAGTATGAAGACTCTCTTCAGAAACCACTGGATCCCACAATGAAATACCAGTATCTCAGAGAAGAAGATTTAGAAGATGGTTCAAAGGGTGGTGGGGACATTTTAAAGTCCTTGGAGAACACTGTCACAACAGCCATCAATAAAGCTCAAAATGGAGCGCCCAGCTGGAGTGCATATCCCAGCATCCATGCAGCTTATCAGCTCTCTGAAGGAGCTAAGCCATCTTTGCCTGTGGGTTCCCAAGTACTGCAAATCAGGCCAACAATCACCAATAAATTGAGGCCCATAGCTCCAAAGTGGAAGGTCATGCCTCTGGTCCCTATCTCAGCAAATGTGGCCCAGTGCACTCAAGTGAAGAAGGAAACTGATGACAAGGAGGAGGTACAAAAGGACTATGCTAAAGAGGGCATCCAAGCTGAGCCTGCCTCTCTCAACCAGAGTGAGAGAGAACCACTCCTCAAATCTGAAGCCTCTGTGGAGCCAAAAAAGACAGAACCATGTCCCTTGAAAGAAGAAGACAAAATTAAAGAGGACAGCGGGAAAGAAAAACCAGTCCTCAAGGAACCAACAGCAGCTTCTCTCAGTAATGGTTGTGCTGCTGCCAACCATTCATCTGAACTGCCTTGTGTCAACCCTCTCAGTGCGCTGCAGTCAGTACTCAATAATCACTTGGGCAAAGCCACTGAGCCTTTACAGCCTCAATCCAACTCCAGCCCCAGCTCTAGCACAATTTCTATGTTCCACAAACCTAATCTAAATATGATGGAGAAGCCAGTTTTATCTCCTACTCCAACCCCACCAAAGCCTGCAAGTGTATCCAGGCACTATTTATTCGAAAACAATGATCAGCCTATTGACCTGACCAAATCCAAAGGCAAGAAAGCTGAGTCAGCTCAAGCACAATCTTGTACTTCTCCACCTCAAAAACATGCTCTGTCTGACATTGCTGACATGGTCAAAGTTCTTCCCAAAGCTACTACACCAAAACCTGCTGCATCTTCAAGGATCCCATCTATGAAATTGGAAATAGATGTCCGACGCTTTGAGGATGTCTCAACAGAAGTCTCCACTCTGCATAAAAGGAAGGGCAGACAGTCAAACTGGAACCCTCAACATCTTCTTATTTTGCAAGCTCAGTTTGCTTCCAGCCTCTTCCAGACATCTGAAGGTAAATATTTATTATCAGATCTAGGCCCACAAGAGCGCATGCAGATTTCAAAATTTACTGGACTGTCAATGACCACCATCAGCCATTGGTTGGCAAATGTCAAGTATCAACTTAGGAAAACCGGAGGAACAAAGTTTTTGAAAAACATGGACAAAGGACATCCAGTCTTTTATTGCAGCGACTGTGCATCTCAGTTTCGAACCCCATCTACTTACATTAGCCACTTAGAATCTCATCTAGGTTTCCAAATGAAAGACATGAACAGGCTGGCTGTGGAGCAGCAAACCAAGGTAGAACAAGAAATCTCCAGAGTTTCAGTTCAAAGATCTCCTGAAACAATAGCTGGAGAAGAGGACACAGACTCTAAGTTCAAATGTAAGTTGTGCTGTCGGACATTTGCGAGCAAACATGCAGTAAAACTTCATCTAAGCAAAACACACAGCAAGTCACCAGAACACCATTCACAATTTGTAGCAGAAGTGGATGAAGAATAA
- the TSHZ2 gene encoding teashirt homolog 2 isoform X2: MPRRKQQAPKRAAGYVQEEDLKEEEDIKEEEEDDDDNNSTAQLQGSNDTGTDEEHDVCPEQKGNFSYQNSPVSHISNQDAENESLLSDGSDHVADIKSICSREPQDPKTSAHPKAQNEAHDCMDKMTAVYANILSDSYWTGLGLGFKLSNSEKRSCDNRNGGNKADFDWHQDALSKSLQQNLPSRPVSKPNLFSSVQLYRQSSKMCGTVFTGASRFRCRQCSAAYDTLVELTVHMNETGHYQDDNHKKDKHRPTSYSKPRKRAFQDMDKEDAQKVLKCMFCGDSFDSLQDLSVHMIKTKHYQKVPLKEPVPTISSKMVTPAKKRVFDVNRPCSPDSTTGSFSDTFSPQKNANLQLSSNNRYGYQNGASYTWQFEACKSQILKCMECGSSHDTLQQLTTHMMVTGHFLKVTSSASKKGKQLVLDPLAVEKMQSLSEAPASDSPVSKSTSKSSAECIVPTSELKKESKKDKAEDANKDEKAVKTEEYEDSLQKPLDPTMKYQYLREEDLEDGSKGGGDILKSLENTVTTAINKAQNGAPSWSAYPSIHAAYQLSEGAKPSLPVGSQVLQIRPTITNKLRPIAPKWKVMPLVPISANVAQCTQVKKETDDKEEVQKDYAKEGIQAEPASLNQSEREPLLKSEASVEPKKTEPCPLKEEDKIKEDSGKEKPVLKEPTAASLSNGCAAANHSSELPCVNPLSALQSVLNNHLGKATEPLQPQSNSSPSSSTISMFHKPNLNMMEKPVLSPTPTPPKPASVSRHYLFENNDQPIDLTKSKGKKAESAQAQSCTSPPQKHALSDIADMVKVLPKATTPKPAASSRIPSMKLEIDVRRFEDVSTEVSTLHKRKGRQSNWNPQHLLILQAQFASSLFQTSEGKYLLSDLGPQERMQISKFTGLSMTTISHWLANVKYQLRKTGGTKFLKNMDKGHPVFYCSDCASQFRTPSTYISHLESHLGFQMKDMNRLAVEQQTKVEQEISRVSVQRSPETIAGEEDTDSKFK, from the coding sequence GTTATGTCCAAGAGGAAGATTTAAAGGAAGAGGAAGAtataaaggaggaggaagaagatgatGACGACAACAACTCAACTGCCCAACTCCAGGGCAGCAATGACACTGGCACGGATGAGGAACACGACGTGTGTCCTGAGCAGAAAGGGAACTTTAGTTACCAGAATTCCCCTGTCAGTCATATATCTAACCAGGATGCAGAAAATGAATCACTACTAAGTGATGGTAGTGACCATGTGGCAGATATTAAAAGCATTTGCTCTAGAGAGCCACAGGACCCAAAAACCAGCGCCCATCCCAAAGCCCAGAATGAAGCACATGATTGCATGGATAAAATGACAGCGGTCTATGCCAACATACTGTCAGACTCTTATTGGACAGGCTTAGGGCTGGGTTTCAAGTTGTCTAACTCTGAAAAGAGGAGTTGTGACAACAGAAATGGAGGGAACAAAGCTGATTTTGATTGGCATCAAGACGCACTGTCAAAAAGCTTACAGCAGAATTTACCTTCCAGACCTGTCTCAAAACCCAACCTGTTCAGCTCGGTCCAGCTCTACAGGCAGAGCAGCAAAATGTGTGGAACTGTGTTCACGGGCGCCAGCCGGTTTCGGTGCCGGCAGTGCAGCGCTGCCTATGACACATTGGTAGAACTAACGGTTCATATGAATGAGACAGGTCACTACCAAGATGACAACCATaaaaaggacaagcacagacCTACCAGCTACTCAAAGCCCCGAAAAAGGGCTTTCCAGGACATGGACAAGGAAGATGCACAAAAAGTTCTGAAATGTATGTTCTGTGGTGACTCTTTTGATTCCCTTCAAGATCTGAGTGTTCAtatgataaaaacaaaacattaccaAAAAGTGCCTTTGAAGGAGCCGGTACCAACCATTTCTTCAAAAATGGTCACTCCAGCAAAGAAACGTGTGTTTGATGTTAACAGGCCTTGTTCCCCCGATTCCACAACGGGGTCTTTCTCAGATACTTTTTCTCCTCAGAAGAACGCAAACCTGCAGTTATCATCTAACAACCGCTACGGCTACCAGAATGGTGCCAGCTATACGTGGCAGTTTGAGGCCTGCAAATCCCAGATTTTGAAGTGTATGGAATGTGGAAGTTCCCATGATACCTTGCAGCAGCTCACAACCCACATGATGGTCACTGGCCATTTCTTGAAAGTCACAAGTTCAGcttcaaagaaaggaaagcaacttGTTCTGGATCCTTTAGCTGTGGAAAAAATGCAATCACTGTCTGAAGCACCAGCCAGTGACAGCCCAGTTTCAAAATCAACCAGTAAATCATCTGCAGAATGCATAGTTCCCACCtctgaactgaaaaaagaaagtaaaaaagataAAGCTGAAGATGCAAACAAAGATGAGAAAGCAGTAAAAACTGAAGAGTATGAAGACTCTCTTCAGAAACCACTGGATCCCACAATGAAATACCAGTATCTCAGAGAAGAAGATTTAGAAGATGGTTCAAAGGGTGGTGGGGACATTTTAAAGTCCTTGGAGAACACTGTCACAACAGCCATCAATAAAGCTCAAAATGGAGCGCCCAGCTGGAGTGCATATCCCAGCATCCATGCAGCTTATCAGCTCTCTGAAGGAGCTAAGCCATCTTTGCCTGTGGGTTCCCAAGTACTGCAAATCAGGCCAACAATCACCAATAAATTGAGGCCCATAGCTCCAAAGTGGAAGGTCATGCCTCTGGTCCCTATCTCAGCAAATGTGGCCCAGTGCACTCAAGTGAAGAAGGAAACTGATGACAAGGAGGAGGTACAAAAGGACTATGCTAAAGAGGGCATCCAAGCTGAGCCTGCCTCTCTCAACCAGAGTGAGAGAGAACCACTCCTCAAATCTGAAGCCTCTGTGGAGCCAAAAAAGACAGAACCATGTCCCTTGAAAGAAGAAGACAAAATTAAAGAGGACAGCGGGAAAGAAAAACCAGTCCTCAAGGAACCAACAGCAGCTTCTCTCAGTAATGGTTGTGCTGCTGCCAACCATTCATCTGAACTGCCTTGTGTCAACCCTCTCAGTGCGCTGCAGTCAGTACTCAATAATCACTTGGGCAAAGCCACTGAGCCTTTACAGCCTCAATCCAACTCCAGCCCCAGCTCTAGCACAATTTCTATGTTCCACAAACCTAATCTAAATATGATGGAGAAGCCAGTTTTATCTCCTACTCCAACCCCACCAAAGCCTGCAAGTGTATCCAGGCACTATTTATTCGAAAACAATGATCAGCCTATTGACCTGACCAAATCCAAAGGCAAGAAAGCTGAGTCAGCTCAAGCACAATCTTGTACTTCTCCACCTCAAAAACATGCTCTGTCTGACATTGCTGACATGGTCAAAGTTCTTCCCAAAGCTACTACACCAAAACCTGCTGCATCTTCAAGGATCCCATCTATGAAATTGGAAATAGATGTCCGACGCTTTGAGGATGTCTCAACAGAAGTCTCCACTCTGCATAAAAGGAAGGGCAGACAGTCAAACTGGAACCCTCAACATCTTCTTATTTTGCAAGCTCAGTTTGCTTCCAGCCTCTTCCAGACATCTGAAGGTAAATATTTATTATCAGATCTAGGCCCACAAGAGCGCATGCAGATTTCAAAATTTACTGGACTGTCAATGACCACCATCAGCCATTGGTTGGCAAATGTCAAGTATCAACTTAGGAAAACCGGAGGAACAAAGTTTTTGAAAAACATGGACAAAGGACATCCAGTCTTTTATTGCAGCGACTGTGCATCTCAGTTTCGAACCCCATCTACTTACATTAGCCACTTAGAATCTCATCTAGGTTTCCAAATGAAAGACATGAACAGGCTGGCTGTGGAGCAGCAAACCAAGGTAGAACAAGAAATCTCCAGAGTTTCAGTTCAAAGATCTCCTGAAACAATAGCTGGAGAAGAGGACACAGACTCTAAGTTCAAAT